The sequence below is a genomic window from Thermodesulfovibrionales bacterium.
ACCATAACCCTCTGTTCCTGAGGGTTCGACCGTCCAGTTGTGTATCAGGGCGGCAACGGCCTTCAATTCTCTGTCGGTATACTGATTGACGGGTTTTGACCGACTGTATGCTTCACACCACATTCGGCTGAAGTTTTTCGGGAGAAAGCCCGCCAACAAATTATGCATCTCCATTTTGCTCTGGCGTCCTCGCACAAGTAACGCGGCGACATCTCCACCTGGATATAAATCGATAGAGAGGGCATCGCCGGGGTTCCAATACGAAGAAATCTGGAGAATGGCAGGACCGCTCAATCCCCGATGGGTGAAGAGAATCTTTCCCCGGAAGTGAGCGCCATTGCAGCCGACCGAGGCATCGAGGGAAGTACCGCTCAAATCCTGAAATGCCCTCATCGCGCCTTTCTCGAAGGTGAAGGGGACAAGGGCCGGTTTCAACGGTCTGATCCTGAGACCGAACTTTCTCGCTATCCGGTATCCGAGATCCGTCGCACCTACTCGCGGGTAAGACAACCCGCCTGTGGCGATGACCAAAGATTTCGATGTAAACTGGCCCTGGTCTGTTGTTACGACGAATTCATCCTTCCGCTTAATATCGATGACTCGGCAATGCAGACGAATGCCGACCCCGGCGTCATCGCATTCTCTTTGAAGCATGCGTATTATCTCCTCCGACCCCTTTGCACAAAAAAGACGACCTTCCTCTTCTTCATAATACCGAATGCCGTGTCTTTCGAGCATAGCAATAAAATCATAGGAGGTGAAGCGGGCAAGGGCAGACTTCGGGAAGTCCGGATTCCATGACAAATAGTTATCGGCGTCCGTTCGGACATTCGTAAAATTGCAGCGGCCTCC
It includes:
- a CDS encoding NAD(P)/FAD-dependent oxidoreductase, which produces MRQDVIVIGAGASGLVCALSAARRRRSVLILEHNKKIGAKIRISGGGRCNFTNVRTDADNYLSWNPDFPKSALARFTSYDFIAMLERHGIRYYEEEEGRLFCAKGSEEIIRMLQRECDDAGVGIRLHCRVIDIKRKDEFVVTTDQGQFTSKSLVIATGGLSYPRVGATDLGYRIARKFGLRIRPLKPALVPFTFEKGAMRAFQDLSGTSLDASVGCNGAHFRGKILFTHRGLSGPAILQISSYWNPGDALSIDLYPGGDVAALLVRGRQSKMEMHNLLAGFLPKNFSRMWCEAYSRSKPVNQYTDRELKAVAALIHNWTVEPSGTEGYGKAEVTLGGIETDELSSKTMEARNVPGLYFIGEVIDVTGQLGGYNLQWAWASGHAAGRYV